The genomic DNA CCCGCCGCCGTGTCCGTCGCCGCGGAGCCCGCCGGCATTGGGACCGAGGCCCCGGCCGCGCAGCCCTCGGTGACCGCCCGGGAGACCCGTATCCCGGTCAAGGGCGTACGCAAGGCCATCGCGCAGGCCATGGTGGGCAGCGCGTTCACGGCGCCGCACGTCACCGAGTTCGTCACGGTCGACGTCACACGGACCATGAAGCTCGTGGCCGAGCTCAAGGAAGACAAGGACATGGCGGGCGTCCGGGTCAACCCGCTCCTGATCATCGCCAAGGCGCTCCTGGTCGCGATCAAGCGGAACCCGGACGTCAACGCCGCCTGGGACGAGGCCAACCAAGAGATCGTCCAGAAGCACTACGTGAACCTGGGCATCGCGGCCGCCACCCCGCGCGGTCTGATCGTGCCGAACATCAAGGACGCGCACGACAAGACCCTGCCCCAGCTCGCCGCCGCACTGGGCGAGCTGGTCACCACGGCCCGCGAGGGCAAGACCTCCCCGGCCGCGATGGCGGGCGGCACGGTGACGATCACGAACGTCGGCGTCTTCGGCGTCGACACGGGCACGCCGATCCTCAACCCCGGCGAGTCCGCGATCCTGGCGGTCGGTTCGATCAAGCTCCAGCCGTGGGTCCACAAGGGCAAGGTGAAGCCCCGTCAGGTCACCACGCTGGCGCTGTCGTTCGACCACCGCCTGGTCGACGGCGAGCTGGGCTCCAAGGTGCTGGCGGATGTCGCCGCGATCCTGGAGCAGCCGAAGCGGCTGATCACCTGGGCGTAACGCCCTTCTGCGGTACGTGTTTCCGGTGGGCCCGCGCGTCGTCTCGCGCGGGCCCACCGGCATGTCCGGCGGTTGTCACCGTACGGCGAGTTCGGCGAACACGGTCTTGCCGATGGTGCGTGGTTCGACGCCCCAGTTGTCCGCGAGCCGCGCGACGATCTGGAGGCCGCGGCCGTAGCAGTCGTCGGCATCGGCCTCCCGCAGACCGGGCAGCCGTTCGCCGCGCGGATCGCTGACCGCGATACGGAGCACGGTCGCGGTGAGGGTGAGCTGTACGCGGAAGAGGCGCCCCCGCATGACCCCGTGCAGCAGGGCGTTGGTCGCCAACTCACTGACCAGGAGAGCCGCGTCACCGGCCAGCTCCGGGTGACCCCACTGAAGCACGAGCCGAGCGGTGCGGTGCCGGCTGAGCGAGACGCTGCGGGCGGTGGGGGTGTAGTCGGCCCGGTCCTGACGAAGGACGGGTTCGGACGCGGGGGTGGAGATCTCCTGGGCTGCGGTCATGGACGCGTGCCTCCGTGGGGGGTGCGGGCGGTGGCGGTGCCGCGCCTGCGGTGGGCCGGGGGCCGGTTGGGTCCGGGCGCGGTTCCGCCAGTTCGTTGCCGCGTAGCGAGCGGCTGGGGACCGAGAGTAGCGACGCATATTCCTCACGCTCAAGTGCTTGAGGAATATATTCCTCAAACGAGCTAACGGGGGCTGCTTGACGTGCCGTTGCTGGCACACTGAGCACGATCAGCGGGAGGGCGACATGCAGAAATCTGGAACCGGCACACGCGGCAAGCAGGTCTCGACCGTGCTCGGCCGCCGCTTGGGTGGTGAGCTTCAACGACTTCGTTTGTCCGCAGAGATGACGCAGCAGCAGGCAGCTGAGTACCTCAGTGCGACTGCGACCAAGGTCGTCAAGATGGAGAGCGGCTTGGTCCCCGTCCGTGATCCGGACATCCGCGCGCTGTGTCACTTGTACGGGATGACAGATCGTGCCGTTCTCGGCGGGTTGCTGGACATCGCGAAGACGGACCGCGAGCGCAGGAAGGTCAAGGGCTGGTGGGACGACGGACTTGCTCCTGGTGCAGCGTCCTACATCGCCATGGAAGACGCCGCACTCCGCAATAGGCAGTGGCAGCTGTCCTTGATTCCCGGCCTGTTCCAGACTGCTGAGTACACCAGGGCCATGGGTGTGGCGGACTCGCTGTGGGAGAACTTGGACCTGGTTGAAGCGGTGGTATCGGCTCGGGCCCGACGTCAGCAGCGCCTTCACGGAGACAGTCCGTTGCTGATGCACGCCGTGATCTGGGAGGCTGCCCTACGGCAGATGGTCGGCGGCTCCGCAGTCATGAGGCGCCAGCTCAATCATCTGTGTGAGCTGGCTGAATTGCCCAACGTTCACATTCAGGTGCTCCCGTTCCGGGCAGGCGGGCACAGCGGAGTCAGCGGGCCGTTCAACATCTTGTCGTTCGGTGAGGATGAGGCAGTGGACGTGGTCCACATGGATACGCCGCGTTCCGAGATCTGGATCGAGGATGCGGAGCGGAGCGCGGCGTTCGTCGGGATGTTCAACAGCTTGTCGCGTTCAGGTCTGTCGCCGCACGACTCGATGCAGCTCATGCAGAGCATCGGTAAAGGGATGAGTGAGTGAAGGTGTTCCAGTTCGCCAAGTCCAGCTACAGCACCCTGGAGAAGGATTGCGTCGAGGTGGCCCGCAACATCCCTCGTACCGTCGCCGTCCGCGACTCCAAGCGTCCCGGTGGCCCCGTTCTCACCGTCACCCCCGCCGCGTGGGACGCCTTCACGGCAGACGTGCGCCGGCAGCCGTAGTACGGGCCGGAGCGCCCGCCACACGTGGAGCGCGAGCAAGGCCCCGTACCCCGGCCCCGTACCTCCGAGCCCCGCACGGCCTACGGCAGTCGCCGCTCAGCCAGGTCCAGCCATTGATCCACCTCGGCCGCAGCGAAGTGCCGGATGGCCCAGTCGGTCATGCGCAGGCTCATGTGGGCCCAGGAGGGCAGCAGGACGTCCGGCGGGACCGTGTCGAGCACGGCGTCCAGATGGGCCACGGTGTCCGGTTCGGTCTGTTCCGCGTGGAGCAGGCCGAAGCGCAGGGTGACGAGGTCGAATCTGCGGTCCCCGCGGGCCGCTCCGTCCCAGTCGATGATCCCGGTGATCGTGGCGTCCACGGCCAGCATGTTGCCGGGGTGGAAGTCCAGATGGACCGCGTCGGTGCCGTCGAGCCGGTCCGGACGGGCGGCACCGATGGCGGCGATCCGGCGTTCGAGGGCGGCGGTACGGGGGCTGTGGTCGCGCAGCGGTCCGTGCAGGCAGTACCCGGGGCCGTCCTCGCGCAGGTGCAGGGCGAGGGCCGGGATGTCGGTGCGGTGGGCCAGCCGGCCGGTCAGTGACTCGTTGAGGGCCAGTGCCTGGTCCAGGCCGTTCCGGTCCAGGCGCTCGACCGGTGTGCCGGGCAGGAGTTCCTGGACGGTGACGACCGCGTGCCCGGCCTGGACGGCCAGCTCGGTGGCCGGGGCGGGGAAGCCGCCCGCCCGCAGGGTTTCGCTGACCGCGAGCGGGCCGGCCCGGAGTGCGGCGAGCTCCGTGTGGGCGCGCCACTTGAGTACGGACCGGTGGCCGTCCGGCCATCGCACGTACGCGGCACCCACCTGCCCGCCGGGGCAGGGGCCCTCCACGGTGAGCCGTATCCCGGTGCCGGCGTACACGGCTTCGGCCATGCGGTCGGCGTCCAGGCGCTGTACGCGGTCCCGGCCGCGCGAGGATGAAGTCATCGGCAGATTGTCGCCGGTACGCGGACGGGGGTGCGGCCACCCTCACGGTGACCGCACCCCCGTCGGGGTGCTGCGGGACGAGCGGACTACTTCTTGAAGCCGTAGTCCATGAGCTTCTTCGCGTCGGCGGTGCGCTTCGCCGCGGAGGGCGAGGTGAGCACGGTGCCGATGACGGTCTTGCCCTTGCGGGTCGCGGCGAAGACCAGGCAGTACTTGGCCGTCGGGCCGGAGCCGGTCTTCACGCCGATCGCGCCGCTGTAGCTGCCGAGCAGGGTGTTGGTGTTGCCCCACGACATGTAGCGGTAGCCACCGCTCTTCGTGGTCACCTTCTGCTTCGTCGACTTCGTCTTGACGATGGTGCGGAACGTGGAGTTCTTCATCGCCTTGCTGGCGATCTTCGTCAGGTCGCGGGGGGTCGAGTAGTTGTTCCCACCCCCTATGCCGTCGAACGAGTCGAAGCGGGTGTTCTTCAGCTTGAGGCTCTTGGCCGTGGAGTTCATCTTGCCGATGAACGACTTCACACGGGCCGCGCGGGTCTTGCCGGAGCCGTACTTGTCGGCGAGGGCGTACGCGGCGTCGCAGCCGGAGGGGAGCATCAGGCCGTAGAGGAGCTGGCCCACGGTGACCTTGTCGCCGACGATCAGCCGGGCGGACGAGGCGTTCTTGGAGACGATGTAGTCGCTGTACGCCTTCTGGATCGTGACCTTGGACTTCAGGTTCACGTTCTTCTGCGACAGCACCACCAAGGCCGTCATGATCTTGGTGGTGGAG from Streptomyces sp. NBC_00654 includes the following:
- a CDS encoding DUF397 domain-containing protein is translated as MKVFQFAKSSYSTLEKDCVEVARNIPRTVAVRDSKRPGGPVLTVTPAAWDAFTADVRRQP
- a CDS encoding D-alanyl-D-alanine carboxypeptidase family protein, coding for MNIGIKRINRATATATVALTAGAVLSGSAFATQAQAAAPPKPTITAKGGFVMNNGSGKTLFTKSADTRRSTGSTTKIMTALVVLSQKNVNLKSKVTIQKAYSDYIVSKNASSARLIVGDKVTVGQLLYGLMLPSGCDAAYALADKYGSGKTRAARVKSFIGKMNSTAKSLKLKNTRFDSFDGIGGGNNYSTPRDLTKIASKAMKNSTFRTIVKTKSTKQKVTTKSGGYRYMSWGNTNTLLGSYSGAIGVKTGSGPTAKYCLVFAATRKGKTVIGTVLTSPSAAKRTADAKKLMDYGFKK
- a CDS encoding ATP-binding protein — its product is MTAAQEISTPASEPVLRQDRADYTPTARSVSLSRHRTARLVLQWGHPELAGDAALLVSELATNALLHGVMRGRLFRVQLTLTATVLRIAVSDPRGERLPGLREADADDCYGRGLQIVARLADNWGVEPRTIGKTVFAELAVR
- a CDS encoding phosphotransferase, which produces MTSSSRGRDRVQRLDADRMAEAVYAGTGIRLTVEGPCPGGQVGAAYVRWPDGHRSVLKWRAHTELAALRAGPLAVSETLRAGGFPAPATELAVQAGHAVVTVQELLPGTPVERLDRNGLDQALALNESLTGRLAHRTDIPALALHLREDGPGYCLHGPLRDHSPRTAALERRIAAIGAARPDRLDGTDAVHLDFHPGNMLAVDATITGIIDWDGAARGDRRFDLVTLRFGLLHAEQTEPDTVAHLDAVLDTVPPDVLLPSWAHMSLRMTDWAIRHFAAAEVDQWLDLAERRLP
- a CDS encoding helix-turn-helix transcriptional regulator, producing the protein MQKSGTGTRGKQVSTVLGRRLGGELQRLRLSAEMTQQQAAEYLSATATKVVKMESGLVPVRDPDIRALCHLYGMTDRAVLGGLLDIAKTDRERRKVKGWWDDGLAPGAASYIAMEDAALRNRQWQLSLIPGLFQTAEYTRAMGVADSLWENLDLVEAVVSARARRQQRLHGDSPLLMHAVIWEAALRQMVGGSAVMRRQLNHLCELAELPNVHIQVLPFRAGGHSGVSGPFNILSFGEDEAVDVVHMDTPRSEIWIEDAERSAAFVGMFNSLSRSGLSPHDSMQLMQSIGKGMSE
- a CDS encoding dihydrolipoamide acetyltransferase family protein, whose product is MTTMTETSARFREFKMPDVGEGLTEAEILKWYVQPGDTVTDGQVVCEVETAKAAVELPIPFDGVVHELRFPEGTTVDVGEVIISVDVAPGSGDAAPAAAPATASAAVPAAAPAAAPSKAPAAEDEAPKGRQPVLVGYGVAESSTKRRPRKGAAAAPEAAAVAAAVQAELNGHGAPAAPAASGPAASGEVPTGGRPLAKPPVRKLAKDLGIDLATVTPTGKDGIITREDVHAAAAPVAEVPAAVSVAAEPAGIGTEAPAAQPSVTARETRIPVKGVRKAIAQAMVGSAFTAPHVTEFVTVDVTRTMKLVAELKEDKDMAGVRVNPLLIIAKALLVAIKRNPDVNAAWDEANQEIVQKHYVNLGIAAATPRGLIVPNIKDAHDKTLPQLAAALGELVTTAREGKTSPAAMAGGTVTITNVGVFGVDTGTPILNPGESAILAVGSIKLQPWVHKGKVKPRQVTTLALSFDHRLVDGELGSKVLADVAAILEQPKRLITWA